A genomic window from Prochlorococcus sp. RS04 includes:
- the rsmD gene encoding 16S rRNA (guanine(966)-N(2))-methyltransferase RsmD translates to MKTNLRLIGGKKLQSPNNSYTRPTTLRVREAIFNILNNRVENSNWLDLFSGTGSISCEAYNHGASKILAIEKNKINSKICLENLLSLENIENRKKDIEVICKDVLKWTKPNYERNLSSRNMDLNKLKFDFVYLDPPYDVDFHELVLNQLFNCNFLKKDSTVICEHSPKLFIKKSTLWETIDIRNYGQSKLTFLINVQHP, encoded by the coding sequence ATGAAAACTAACTTAAGGTTAATAGGTGGTAAAAAACTCCAAAGTCCAAATAATTCTTATACCAGACCTACAACTTTGAGAGTGAGAGAGGCCATATTTAATATATTGAATAATAGAGTTGAAAATAGTAACTGGTTAGATTTATTTAGTGGAACAGGGTCCATATCTTGCGAAGCCTATAATCATGGGGCAAGCAAAATACTTGCAATTGAAAAAAACAAAATCAACTCAAAAATTTGCTTAGAAAATTTACTCTCGTTGGAGAATATAGAGAATAGGAAAAAAGATATCGAAGTTATTTGTAAAGACGTTTTGAAATGGACAAAACCAAATTATGAAAGAAACTTATCATCTAGAAATATGGATTTAAACAAATTAAAATTTGATTTTGTTTATCTAGATCCTCCCTACGATGTTGATTTCCATGAATTAGTCTTAAATCAATTATTCAATTGTAATTTTTTAAAAAAAGATTCAACAGTTATTTGTGAACATTCTCCAAAACTATTTATTAAAAAAAGTACTTTGTGGGAAACTATAGATATAAGAAATTATGGGCAATCCAAATTAACATTTTTAATCAATGTCCAGCATCCCTGA
- the petG gene encoding cytochrome b6-f complex subunit V: protein MIEPLLCGIVLGLVPITLLGLFVSAWNQYRRGSGMLDID, encoded by the coding sequence ATGATCGAGCCTCTTCTATGTGGAATTGTTTTAGGTTTAGTTCCAATAACTCTTCTTGGATTATTCGTAAGTGCATGGAATCAATACAGAAGAGGTTCAGGGATGCTGGACATTGATTAA
- a CDS encoding c-type cytochrome, with protein MSTSSSTAAERDFKKEFLKIVFIVFGFLLICFSIYFLNHHENNKYIIKTLKLNGSAEEGDALFKINCVGCHGITARGLVGPDLHSITKRLNDKEIIKQVTGGLTPPMPSFEIDPVNMSNLLKYLHSLE; from the coding sequence GTGTCAACATCTTCATCAACTGCAGCAGAAAGAGACTTTAAAAAAGAATTCTTAAAAATTGTTTTTATTGTATTTGGATTTTTATTGATTTGTTTTTCAATATATTTCCTGAATCATCATGAAAATAACAAATATATTATTAAAACTCTCAAACTTAATGGCTCTGCTGAGGAAGGAGATGCTCTTTTTAAGATAAATTGTGTTGGATGTCATGGCATTACAGCAAGAGGATTAGTGGGCCCAGACCTTCACTCAATAACTAAACGTTTGAATGATAAAGAGATAATAAAACAAGTTACTGGAGGCCTAACTCCCCCTATGCCTAGTTTTGAAATTGATCCTGTAAATATGTCCAACTTATTGAAATATCTTCATAGCCTTGAATAA
- a CDS encoding RNA methyltransferase, with translation MILGKNFSNLKVILVEPNGPLNVGSVARLCSNFEVDELRIVSPKCDIFSLEAKKMALKGQKFLKHCKVFDNIQNAIFDCDLVLASCGRIDVNKDSFFVSSEDIFDWTLSFKKINNLAIIFGREDRGLTNSELLLANKTFNIPTSQNNPSLNLSHAVSIVLYELNKSSKKNLNNELKVFNLASSKEVHDTFVEIEEMLLGVGYLLKHTSKAKISKFKNFILRANTSMHEINVLRGIVHQINWFLNNSKQNK, from the coding sequence ATAATTTTGGGAAAAAATTTTTCTAATTTAAAGGTAATATTAGTTGAACCAAATGGCCCTTTAAATGTAGGGAGCGTTGCAAGATTATGCAGTAATTTTGAAGTTGATGAATTAAGAATTGTTTCTCCTAAATGCGACATATTTTCTTTAGAAGCAAAAAAAATGGCTCTTAAAGGTCAAAAATTTCTTAAACATTGTAAGGTTTTTGATAATATTCAAAATGCAATTTTTGATTGTGATTTGGTTCTAGCATCTTGTGGAAGGATTGATGTAAATAAAGATTCATTTTTTGTATCTTCTGAAGATATATTTGATTGGACTTTATCCTTTAAGAAGATTAATAATTTAGCAATTATATTTGGAAGAGAAGATAGAGGTTTAACTAACAGTGAATTGCTTTTGGCAAATAAAACTTTTAATATTCCAACTTCCCAGAATAATCCTTCATTAAATCTTTCTCACGCTGTTTCAATAGTTTTGTATGAATTAAATAAGTCTTCTAAAAAGAATTTAAATAATGAATTAAAAGTTTTTAACTTAGCATCATCGAAAGAAGTACATGATACATTTGTTGAGATAGAGGAAATGCTTTTGGGAGTTGGATATCTCTTAAAACATACCTCCAAGGCAAAAATCAGTAAATTTAAGAATTTTATTTTGAGAGCAAATACATCAATGCATGAAATAAATGTTTTAAGAGGTATTGTCCATCAAATAAACTGGTTTTTGAATAATTCAAAACAAAATAAGTAA
- the bchI gene encoding magnesium chelatase ATPase subunit I codes for MPTTKKRRVFPFTAVIGQEEMKLALLLNVIDPRIGGVMIMGDRGTGKSTTIRALADLLPAIDVVKDDPYNSSLVDPDLQSKEVLEKITQGENLESIQKQVPMVDLPLGATEDRLCGTIDIEKALSEGVKAFEPGLLAKANRGLLYVDEVNLLDDHLVDVLLDSAASGWNTVEREGVSVRHPARFVLIGSGNPEEGELRPQLLDRFGMSVEVKTVRDAELRVQVVDQRTSFDDNPDEFSLSVEKQQDELQQKVIKAQEILNSVQMDDDLRLNISAICGELDVDGLRGDIVTNRSARAIAAFEGRTEVQEDDIARVISCSLRHRLRKDPLEQVDSGERVIQAFCKVFDLDEKENLSKFQLSAEA; via the coding sequence GTGCCTACAACAAAGAAAAGAAGAGTTTTTCCTTTTACAGCAGTAATAGGTCAAGAAGAAATGAAATTAGCTCTCTTGTTAAATGTTATTGATCCAAGAATTGGAGGAGTGATGATAATGGGTGATAGAGGGACTGGAAAGTCTACTACAATAAGAGCCTTAGCTGATTTGTTGCCTGCAATCGATGTTGTTAAAGACGATCCATATAATAGTTCACTAGTCGATCCTGATTTACAAAGTAAAGAGGTTTTGGAAAAAATTACTCAAGGAGAAAATCTAGAAAGTATTCAAAAACAAGTGCCTATGGTTGACTTGCCTTTAGGAGCTACTGAAGACAGGCTTTGTGGAACTATAGATATAGAGAAAGCTTTGAGCGAAGGTGTTAAGGCATTCGAACCAGGTCTATTAGCAAAAGCTAATAGGGGTTTACTATACGTTGATGAAGTGAATTTACTTGATGATCATTTAGTTGATGTACTTTTAGATTCGGCCGCTTCCGGATGGAATACAGTTGAAAGGGAGGGGGTCTCAGTTCGACATCCTGCGAGGTTTGTTCTTATTGGTTCAGGAAATCCAGAAGAAGGTGAATTAAGGCCTCAACTATTGGACAGGTTTGGAATGAGTGTTGAAGTTAAGACAGTTAGAGATGCTGAATTAAGAGTTCAAGTAGTAGATCAAAGGACTTCGTTTGACGATAATCCTGATGAGTTTTCATTAAGTGTTGAGAAGCAACAGGATGAACTTCAACAAAAGGTTATTAAAGCACAAGAAATATTAAATTCTGTACAGATGGACGATGACCTAAGGTTGAATATTTCTGCAATCTGCGGGGAACTAGATGTTGATGGTTTACGTGGAGATATTGTTACGAATAGGTCTGCAAGGGCAATTGCAGCTTTTGAGGGTAGAACTGAAGTTCAAGAAGATGACATAGCAAGGGTTATTTCTTGTTCATTAAGACATAGACTAAGAAAAGATCCTCTAGAACAAGTTGATTCAGGTGAAAGAGTCATTCAAGCTTTTTGTAAAGTATTCGATTTAGATGAAAAAGAGAATCTTTCAAAATTTCAATTATCTGCTGAAGCTTAA
- the ruvC gene encoding crossover junction endodeoxyribonuclease RuvC: MRIIGIDPGLARVGYGIIEVKNESKILLDCGVIETGKDKKEEDRLYEIFQDLNELINHWNPTAAAVEKFFFYRSSTTISVVQARGVIMMVLASKKIQVSEYAPAQIKLTIAGSGKASKKDILDAVMNNLDLNKPPKPDDSADALAIALTKLNEDGFN; encoded by the coding sequence GTGAGAATAATTGGGATTGACCCTGGATTGGCTCGAGTTGGTTATGGAATAATTGAAGTAAAAAATGAAAGCAAGATATTATTAGATTGCGGCGTTATTGAAACAGGTAAAGATAAAAAAGAAGAAGATAGACTTTATGAGATATTCCAAGATCTTAATGAATTAATAAATCATTGGAACCCAACTGCAGCAGCTGTAGAAAAATTTTTCTTTTACAGGTCAAGCACTACCATTAGTGTGGTTCAGGCTAGAGGCGTGATTATGATGGTATTGGCATCCAAAAAAATTCAAGTTAGTGAATATGCACCTGCTCAGATAAAATTAACAATTGCTGGTTCTGGAAAGGCATCGAAGAAAGATATTCTTGATGCTGTTATGAATAACTTAGATCTTAATAAACCTCCAAAACCTGATGATTCGGCAGATGCATTGGCGATAGCACTCACAAAACTAAATGAAGATGGCTTTAACTGA
- a CDS encoding 5-formyltetrahydrofolate cyclo-ligase, with product MKIFENKKLERDTFRKLRDGISLNQRENVEKNVRLYIDSFVKEHKNIGYIAIYWPLKNEVDIRSLKEKFTLALPRCKEKKELLFYPWDRKPLTKDFEGILSPNNSCPLSHLQISMILVPCLSVDKNLTRLGYGGGYFDKLRRDNDWRNVPCIGVLTSNCVSTIPLTRAEWDIPLSGFITEKEIFV from the coding sequence ATGAAGATCTTCGAAAATAAGAAATTGGAGAGGGATACATTTAGAAAACTAAGAGATGGGATTTCTCTTAATCAAAGAGAAAATGTAGAAAAAAATGTAAGATTGTATATTGATTCATTTGTAAAAGAACATAAAAATATTGGTTATATAGCAATATATTGGCCTCTTAAAAATGAAGTAGATATAAGAAGTCTTAAGGAAAAATTTACTTTAGCTTTGCCTAGATGTAAAGAAAAAAAAGAGTTGTTATTTTATCCATGGGATAGAAAACCTCTTACCAAGGATTTTGAGGGGATACTAAGTCCAAATAACTCTTGCCCATTAAGTCATTTGCAGATAAGCATGATACTTGTTCCATGTCTTTCCGTTGATAAAAATTTAACAAGATTAGGTTATGGAGGAGGTTATTTTGATAAATTAAGGAGAGATAATGATTGGAGAAATGTCCCATGCATTGGAGTATTAACTTCTAATTGTGTAAGTACGATTCCATTAACAAGAGCTGAGTGGGATATTCCTTTATCTGGCTTTATCACAGAAAAAGAAATATTTGTATAA
- a CDS encoding SufE family protein, which translates to MENQEKFDNLSKLIDKLKKSEDPKRKYEYILWLGKKLKEPDSEILVEENKVKGCVSEVFVKANIKGGKLFWEGYSDALITRGLLAFLITGLNELTPNEVVEIDKKFIEDTGLKASLTPSRSNGFLNILLKMQSQANEFL; encoded by the coding sequence ATGGAAAATCAAGAAAAATTCGATAATTTATCCAAATTAATAGATAAGTTAAAGAAGTCAGAAGATCCAAAAAGAAAATATGAATACATTTTGTGGTTAGGCAAAAAACTGAAAGAACCAGATAGTGAAATCCTTGTTGAAGAGAATAAAGTTAAGGGATGCGTTTCAGAAGTTTTTGTTAAGGCAAATATTAAAGGAGGTAAATTATTTTGGGAAGGATATTCTGATGCTCTAATAACCAGGGGTTTATTAGCATTTTTAATTACTGGGTTAAATGAATTAACACCAAATGAAGTTGTTGAAATAGATAAGAAATTTATTGAAGATACTGGTTTGAAAGCAAGTTTAACACCTTCACGATCAAATGGTTTTTTAAATATATTATTGAAAATGCAGTCTCAAGCAAATGAATTTTTGTAG
- a CDS encoding homoserine dehydrogenase encodes MRKCKIGIVGFGTVGSGIYKILTSELDSHPILKEIEISKIAVKDLNKKRDIELDKNLLTDDPFKLINDPSIDVIVEVMGGVDLAKEIILQSLKLGKSVVTANKAVIARYGEEIYKTASKEGVYILSEAAVCGGIPIIEPLKRSLKSNSIKKMVGIINGTTNFILSKMANEKADYKETLKLAQSLGYAEFDPTADVEGHDAADKISILSELAFGGKIKREEIHCEGISKINLKDIEYANKLGFEIKLLALSDRGQTNSNDSLALNIWVGPSLIPKSHPLATVKGVNNALLIEADPLGEIMLYGPGAGSGPTAASVVSDILNLHAASVKNNNSVDPLLSFDFWRTCHIIESSQINKKNYLRIICLDSPGVIGKIGDIFGKNNVSIESIVQLDASEDKAEIVVITHEVNNGDFEKSKDEINSLNEVKIIASQLSCI; translated from the coding sequence ATGAGAAAATGCAAAATTGGTATTGTAGGTTTTGGAACTGTAGGTTCAGGGATTTATAAAATATTAACTTCTGAACTTGATTCACATCCAATTCTAAAAGAAATAGAAATTTCAAAAATAGCAGTTAAAGATCTAAATAAAAAAAGAGATATTGAGCTAGATAAAAATTTATTAACTGATGATCCATTTAAATTAATTAATGACCCATCCATAGATGTAATTGTTGAAGTAATGGGTGGGGTTGATTTAGCGAAAGAAATTATTCTGCAATCATTAAAATTAGGTAAATCTGTTGTTACCGCAAACAAAGCAGTTATTGCGAGATATGGAGAAGAAATATATAAAACTGCATCTAAGGAAGGAGTGTATATATTGTCAGAAGCCGCTGTTTGCGGGGGGATTCCAATAATTGAACCCTTAAAAAGATCATTAAAAAGTAACAGTATAAAAAAAATGGTTGGGATAATAAATGGCACAACAAATTTTATTCTTTCAAAGATGGCAAATGAAAAAGCTGATTATAAGGAGACTTTAAAATTGGCCCAAAGCCTTGGTTACGCAGAATTTGATCCAACTGCAGATGTTGAGGGCCATGATGCTGCTGATAAGATTTCAATCCTTAGTGAACTCGCATTTGGAGGAAAAATCAAAAGAGAGGAGATACATTGTGAGGGTATTAGTAAAATTAATCTCAAGGATATCGAATATGCCAATAAATTAGGATTTGAAATAAAACTTTTAGCGCTCTCAGATAGGGGACAAACAAATAGTAATGATTCACTTGCTTTGAATATTTGGGTAGGACCTTCTTTAATTCCAAAATCTCATCCATTGGCAACAGTTAAGGGAGTTAACAATGCCTTATTGATAGAGGCTGATCCTCTTGGAGAGATAATGTTGTATGGTCCAGGTGCAGGGAGTGGCCCCACTGCTGCATCTGTAGTATCAGATATATTAAATCTGCATGCTGCCTCAGTAAAAAATAATAATTCAGTCGACCCATTGTTATCTTTTGATTTCTGGAGAACCTGTCATATCATAGAATCTTCACAAATAAACAAAAAAAATTACCTTAGAATTATTTGTCTTGATAGTCCAGGCGTCATAGGAAAGATTGGAGATATTTTTGGAAAGAATAATGTATCAATCGAATCAATTGTTCAACTTGATGCAAGTGAGGACAAAGCAGAAATTGTCGTTATTACTCATGAGGTGAATAATGGAGATTTTGAGAAATCGAAAGATGAAATAAATTCGCTAAATGAAGTCAAAATTATTGCAAGTCAATTAAGTTGTATTTAA
- a CDS encoding ABC transporter substrate-binding protein: protein MKKKVVLSIFIILVSFLQNSCGSKRISKKIIVASSGKIESLDPARANTLKAIQLISSLGDTLYELNTDGELIPQLASGMPVISKDRLQITINLRKDVFFHDGTAFNSNAMKFTFDRFKRIGTMNYILGNKIKSIETPSEYSVKINLNKPSSSLNGLLTSVNLTPISPTFYKQYSDKFLNKKFVGTGKYVLTSFSNEVQSIDPYLNYWGEKPLNYGVNFVGYSNSSSLFGALKSKQIDVLLSNSIDDSQRKSLNNLSKNKQFNEGNSPFTELSFISLKTSSYPLNNLNLRLALAKSLNRKLISEKVSYGLRKPSRSIIPPILKKDNQELWPKYDYLEARRLLQKENYCNGNILKIPLTYRSNVPADKLIALTWQEEINSSLKDCIDIELNGVESTTVYKNLSLGIYTAVLLDWTGAYSDPEAYLTPLLSCNEIVDGICKKGESVYSGSFWGSNKVESLFLESEKIGGIKRLEKLVEIEKIAARSIPYIPIWISSQKAWSQNKISKPIFNGAGIISLSDLELINE, encoded by the coding sequence ATGAAAAAAAAAGTTGTTTTATCAATATTTATTATTTTAGTTTCTTTTTTACAGAATTCTTGCGGCTCAAAAAGAATATCTAAAAAAATCATAGTAGCAAGTTCTGGAAAAATTGAATCTTTAGATCCAGCTAGAGCAAATACTCTTAAAGCAATTCAATTAATCAGTTCTCTTGGAGATACATTATATGAATTAAATACTGATGGAGAATTAATCCCTCAATTAGCCTCGGGGATGCCAGTTATTTCAAAGGATAGACTTCAAATAACTATCAATTTAAGAAAGGATGTTTTTTTTCATGATGGAACTGCATTTAACTCAAATGCTATGAAGTTTACCTTTGATAGATTCAAAAGAATTGGAACGATGAACTATATTTTAGGAAATAAGATTAAATCAATAGAAACGCCAAGTGAATATTCAGTCAAAATAAATTTGAATAAACCATCAAGTTCTTTAAATGGTTTACTAACATCAGTAAATTTAACTCCAATATCACCTACATTTTACAAACAATATTCTGATAAGTTTCTTAATAAAAAATTTGTTGGTACTGGCAAGTATGTGCTGACTAGTTTTTCTAATGAAGTTCAATCAATTGATCCATATTTGAATTATTGGGGTGAAAAGCCCTTGAATTACGGCGTTAATTTTGTGGGATATTCAAATTCATCATCTCTTTTTGGGGCTTTAAAAAGTAAACAAATTGACGTGCTTTTATCAAATTCAATTGATGATAGTCAGAGAAAAAGTTTAAATAATTTAAGCAAAAATAAACAGTTTAATGAAGGTAATAGCCCTTTCACTGAATTAAGTTTTATAAGCCTTAAAACTAGTTCTTATCCCCTAAATAATCTTAATTTAAGACTTGCTTTGGCAAAAAGTCTTAATAGAAAATTGATTAGTGAGAAAGTAAGTTATGGATTAAGAAAGCCCTCTAGATCAATTATTCCACCAATATTAAAAAAAGATAATCAAGAACTGTGGCCTAAATACGATTATTTAGAAGCAAGAAGGTTATTGCAAAAAGAAAATTATTGCAATGGAAATATTCTAAAAATACCCCTTACTTATAGATCGAATGTACCAGCTGACAAGCTTATTGCTCTGACATGGCAAGAAGAAATTAATAGTTCTTTGAAAGATTGTATTGATATTGAACTCAATGGGGTTGAATCTACAACAGTTTATAAGAATTTAAGTTTAGGAATTTATACGGCAGTTCTTCTCGATTGGACTGGAGCTTATTCAGATCCAGAAGCCTATCTCACCCCTCTTTTAAGTTGTAATGAAATAGTTGATGGCATATGTAAAAAAGGAGAATCAGTTTACAGCGGTAGTTTTTGGGGATCTAATAAAGTGGAAAGTTTATTTCTTGAGAGTGAAAAAATAGGTGGAATTAAAAGATTAGAAAAACTTGTTGAAATTGAAAAAATAGCAGCACGTTCAATACCTTATATTCCTATTTGGATATCCTCTCAAAAAGCATGGTCACAAAATAAAATATCAAAGCCTATTTTTAATGGTGCAGGAATAATTTCATTGAGTGACCTTGAGTTAATTAATGAGTAG
- a CDS encoding ABC transporter permease, which translates to MSRNLNKLLNYSLLKISLIPLMLWIISSLVFILLRVAPGDPVDAILGTGADEVSRELLRNKLGLNEPLINQYFSYIKNILHLDFGQSLSTQEPVLNIIIKSLPASLELGFFSILSATLIGFPLGLLGLRNRGKKTDYFTRILGIATYAIPPFWGAMLAQLLFSVFFNISPIGGRFPIFQQQPQITGFLVLDSILSKNIIALKDSLYHLALPSITLGFLLSGIFSRSLRVNLDKTLKSDYVNAAICRGISRKKIFLNHALPNALLPIVTISGLTMASLAGGALLFEVTFSWPGIALRLHEAISQRDYTLVQGIVIFTSMLIVSLNLFVDILIAYLDPRIEY; encoded by the coding sequence ATGAGTAGAAATTTAAATAAACTACTAAATTATTCCCTATTAAAAATTTCATTAATACCCTTAATGTTATGGATAATTTCTTCATTAGTTTTTATTTTATTAAGAGTTGCTCCCGGCGATCCTGTCGATGCAATACTTGGGACTGGTGCAGATGAGGTTTCTAGGGAACTTCTAAGAAATAAATTGGGACTAAATGAACCTTTAATAAATCAATATTTTTCATATATTAAAAATATATTGCACTTAGATTTTGGTCAATCTCTTAGTACCCAAGAGCCTGTCCTTAATATTATTATTAAGTCATTGCCTGCAAGTCTTGAGCTTGGATTCTTTTCAATATTAAGTGCCACACTAATAGGATTCCCATTGGGATTACTTGGCTTAAGAAATAGAGGGAAAAAGACTGATTATTTTACGAGAATATTAGGAATTGCCACATATGCGATCCCTCCTTTTTGGGGTGCAATGTTAGCGCAATTATTATTTTCTGTATTTTTTAATATTTCCCCAATTGGAGGTAGATTTCCAATATTTCAACAACAACCTCAAATTACAGGTTTTCTAGTTTTAGATAGTATTCTTTCAAAAAATATTATTGCCTTGAAAGATAGTCTTTATCATCTCGCCCTTCCTTCGATTACCCTTGGCTTTTTATTAAGTGGTATATTCAGCCGCTCATTAAGAGTAAATTTGGATAAGACATTAAAAAGTGATTATGTAAATGCTGCTATATGTAGAGGAATATCAAGGAAAAAAATATTTTTAAACCATGCATTGCCTAATGCTCTATTGCCAATTGTCACTATTTCTGGCTTGACTATGGCCTCATTAGCAGGAGGTGCTCTATTGTTCGAGGTAACTTTTTCATGGCCAGGTATTGCTTTAAGATTGCATGAAGCTATTTCTCAAAGAGACTATACCTTGGTTCAAGGAATTGTAATTTTTACCTCTATGCTCATAGTTTCTTTAAATCTCTTCGTAGATATTTTAATCGCATATTTAGATCCACGAATAGAGTACTAA
- a CDS encoding alpha/beta fold hydrolase, which translates to MKYIFIIFFSFCGLFFNNGLKAAEKINIKFEEMEIPLTIEQLSKLEKYKDDSTELLIWLKKNGFMRVFELSKFLEFPVFKEEGLNREILRSWIGRKILTELSKSIKVPNDNNGTEIYNTIENLLDQKKEVSTLEIIKALPSEEISLDIDNLILIISSWKNELSMQQELLSKLNKLEKTTHNSFKKTEKESTQDLIKIDKKINASHRAKPFEIEIWKNSKTNDDKELVIFMPGLGGEINNFKWIGNELAKRGWPILFIDHRGSNLDSFLEVLEGKGTIPGSADFFLYRIKDLDAVLKAHQNGEFDLPNDSYILMGHSLGALIALLYEGNKPTDQLEENCDSALKDFAVTNLSKLLQCQLSEIPFPKKNNTSKASAIIGFNSFGSLLWPKENSTGIKIPTLLIGGTFDLITPLMNEQFRVFSALNNPSNRFLIIEGASHFSPIRINKSHEENNDVFKISESFIGSEPILVQDLSKKFIVEFLKNIKDQKIPTVVKNQRDLGLDFHLLDLETIKEISKN; encoded by the coding sequence GTGAAATACATTTTTATAATTTTTTTTAGTTTTTGTGGTTTATTTTTTAATAATGGTTTAAAAGCTGCTGAAAAGATAAATATTAAGTTTGAAGAGATGGAAATCCCTCTTACTATAGAACAATTATCAAAATTAGAAAAATACAAAGATGATTCAACAGAATTATTAATTTGGTTAAAAAAAAATGGATTTATGAGGGTTTTTGAATTATCAAAATTTTTAGAATTTCCAGTTTTCAAAGAAGAGGGATTAAATAGAGAAATATTAAGAAGTTGGATAGGGCGCAAAATTCTTACAGAATTAAGCAAAAGCATTAAAGTTCCAAATGACAATAATGGAACAGAAATATATAATACTATTGAAAATTTATTAGATCAAAAAAAAGAAGTTTCAACTCTAGAAATCATAAAGGCATTACCATCAGAAGAAATTTCACTAGATATTGATAATTTAATTTTGATAATTTCATCTTGGAAAAATGAATTATCAATGCAACAAGAACTTTTATCCAAATTAAATAAACTTGAAAAAACGACCCATAATTCCTTTAAAAAAACCGAAAAAGAATCAACTCAAGATCTAATAAAAATTGATAAAAAAATTAATGCCTCACACCGAGCAAAACCTTTTGAAATTGAAATATGGAAAAACAGTAAAACAAATGATGATAAAGAACTGGTAATTTTTATGCCAGGACTTGGAGGCGAAATTAATAATTTCAAATGGATAGGCAACGAATTGGCTAAAAGAGGTTGGCCAATATTATTCATAGATCATAGAGGGAGTAATTTAGATTCATTCTTAGAAGTTCTTGAAGGTAAGGGAACAATTCCAGGAAGTGCAGACTTTTTCTTATATAGAATTAAAGATTTAGATGCTGTATTAAAAGCTCATCAAAATGGAGAATTTGATTTACCTAATGATTCTTATATTTTAATGGGGCATTCACTTGGTGCCTTAATTGCACTTTTATATGAAGGCAATAAACCTACTGATCAACTAGAAGAAAATTGCGATTCGGCATTAAAAGACTTTGCAGTAACAAATTTATCTAAATTACTTCAATGTCAGTTGAGCGAAATACCATTCCCTAAGAAAAATAACACTAGTAAGGCCAGTGCGATTATAGGTTTTAATTCATTTGGCAGTTTATTATGGCCAAAAGAAAATAGTACAGGCATTAAAATACCAACTCTTCTAATAGGTGGTACGTTTGACCTTATAACACCATTGATGAATGAACAATTTAGAGTCTTTTCTGCTTTAAATAATCCATCAAATAGATTTTTAATTATTGAAGGGGCAAGTCATTTTTCTCCCATAAGAATTAATAAAAGCCATGAAGAAAATAATGATGTTTTCAAAATAAGTGAATCTTTTATTGGTTCAGAACCAATATTAGTTCAAGATTTATCTAAGAAATTTATAGTTGAATTTTTAAAAAATATTAAAGACCAAAAGATCCCTACAGTAGTTAAAAACCAAAGAGATTTAGGACTTGATTTCCATCTTTTAGATCTTGAAACAATAAAAGAAATTTCCAAAAATTAG